Part of the Actinomyces howellii genome, TCCCGTGGGCGAGCAGGGCGCTGGGCGACAGGGCCGCGACGAGGAGCCACATCCCCTCCACGGCGAGTCCGACCCCCGCACCGAGCGCCCATCCGGGCCTGCGCGCGCCCAGTCCGGCTCCCGCCGTCGTGACCAGGACGAGCGCCACCGCAGCAGGCAGCCCGTGGTCGGGCCCTCCCAGGGCGAGGGCCAGGGCCTCGGCGCCCAGGAGGCCGACGAGGACGCCCGCGGCCGGCACCTCCCAACCCGCCGGGCGGGGGGCGCCGATCCTCCAGGCGACCGGAACGCTGAGCAGGAGGACGGCGAGGAGGCTGGCCCACACGTGCCCGGTCGTCGACAGCTCGCGCAGGAGAGGCCAGGCGGTGCCCGCCACGCACAGGCCGAGGACCGCGCTCGTGCCCCTGAGACGGTCGGTGGGTCGCCACCGCCCCGGGTGGGTGCGGGTCATCTCGGACAGGGGGGCGCTCAGGTCGGACACGCGCGTGGGAGCGGGGATGTTCTCCAGGGCGACGAGCCGCAGGACCTCGCCGTCGAGCACCTGCTGGCTGGCCAGGTCGAGCTCGGGGTCGATGAGCCGGCCGTCCGCACGCACGAGGTGGGTGGGCGGGGCCTGCTGGCCTGCGGGCTCGTCCTCCGGGGTGCCGGAGGCGGTCCTGGCCGGGGCGGTGGCGCCCAGCAGCTCGAGCAGCGAGGGCATCTGCGCGCCGACCGGCTCGGTCGAGGGCATGGCGAGCTCCGCACGGGAGGACTCGGCCAGGAGGGTGACGCGGGTGTAGGGGATCATTGCCGCTCCTGCTGGTCGGCCGGTGAGGGGCTGGCCGGGCCGGTGGTCGTCGCCTGCGACGCCGTGGGCTCGGTCAGCGAGGACACCGCGGCGTACCCGACGCATCCCGCGCAGGCCAGCGAGGCCACGAGCAGGGAGGCCAGGAGCCAGGGGGCCTGACGGCGGT contains:
- a CDS encoding EsaB/YukD family protein, whose amino-acid sequence is MIPYTRVTLLAESSRAELAMPSTEPVGAQMPSLLELLGATAPARTASGTPEDEPAGQQAPPTHLVRADGRLIDPELDLASQQVLDGEVLRLVALENIPAPTRVSDLSAPLSEMTRTHPGRWRPTDRLRGTSAVLGLCVAGTAWPLLRELSTTGHVWASLLAVLLLSVPVAWRIGAPRPAGWEVPAAGVLVGLLGAEALALALGGPDHGLPAAVALVLVTTAGAGLGARRPGWALGAGVGLAVEGMWLLVAALSPSALLAHGILAVAALVLTGSLPWVALTVSGAARLDDTVLTGTLPPRSRVRRSLATSHDVLVVSCIVSAVAVAATTAALAVGSDPWGWALALAVVLATALRSRAFPLRVEVISLWLACLPAPLLLLAGLEPPARLAVLALVVVLLSGACLYRPAPHTRVRLQRTGDLVEAAATASTIPLLCGLNGLFSHLLGLFS